The following coding sequences lie in one Spirosoma sp. KUDC1026 genomic window:
- a CDS encoding TetR/AcrR family transcriptional regulator, with translation METIERKPRSHEQTRSGIVLTAKTIARREGWQAVSIRKIADAINYSAPIIYEYFDSKDVLLSEIRNEGFRFLKQEYERIQNLYRDPEKQLFEVSVIQWSFAMQHPEIYQVMYNLNGANCTTSVCQSNAMQDVSDIVRKIIFSFIPKSKESIQRLYFEWWSASHGMIVLAMMLQNEQSLEQSETVYRETIRRFVRNLR, from the coding sequence ATGGAAACAATCGAACGCAAACCACGAAGCCACGAACAGACCCGTTCGGGCATCGTACTAACGGCAAAAACTATTGCCCGACGGGAAGGCTGGCAGGCTGTTTCAATCCGGAAAATTGCTGACGCGATCAACTACAGTGCACCGATCATTTACGAATATTTCGATAGCAAGGACGTCCTCCTGAGCGAAATACGAAACGAAGGATTTCGGTTTCTCAAGCAGGAATACGAGCGTATCCAGAACCTGTACCGCGATCCCGAAAAGCAACTGTTTGAGGTTTCCGTGATTCAGTGGAGCTTCGCGATGCAGCACCCGGAAATCTACCAGGTTATGTACAACCTGAATGGGGCCAACTGCACAACATCGGTGTGTCAGTCCAACGCCATGCAGGACGTGAGCGACATTGTGCGGAAAATCATTTTCTCGTTTATTCCAAAGTCGAAGGAAAGTATTCAGCGACTATACTTTGAGTGGTGGTCGGCGTCGCACGGCATGATCGTGCTGGCCATGATGCTGCAGAATGAGCAGTCGCTTGAGCAGTCCGAAACCGTTTACCGCGAAACCATACGTCGATTCGTGCGGAATCTTCGCTAA
- a CDS encoding redoxin domain-containing protein, translating into MPTVGQKAPEFTLFNSERQEIALSDFAGKNVVILFFPMAFTSVCTTELCEMRDNIATYTNLNAEVLAISVDSPFTLAKFKEDQQLPFNLLSDFNKEVSQAYDTYYETFVMNLKGVSKRSAFVIDGNGIVQYAELLESAGDVPSFSAIQQTLATLQ; encoded by the coding sequence ATGCCGACAGTTGGTCAAAAAGCACCAGAATTTACGCTGTTTAACAGCGAGCGTCAGGAAATAGCGTTGTCCGATTTTGCGGGAAAGAATGTCGTTATTCTGTTCTTTCCGATGGCGTTCACCAGCGTCTGCACAACCGAACTCTGCGAGATGCGCGACAACATCGCGACCTATACAAACCTGAATGCGGAGGTACTGGCTATCTCGGTAGATTCGCCGTTTACGCTGGCCAAATTCAAGGAAGACCAGCAACTGCCGTTCAATTTGCTGTCTGATTTTAACAAGGAAGTGTCGCAGGCTTACGATACGTATTACGAAACGTTTGTCATGAACCTGAAGGGCGTCAGTAAGCGGTCGGCTTTCGTGATTGACGGCAATGGTATCGTGCAGTATGCCGAGTTACTGGAAAGCGCGGGCGACGTACCCAGCTTCTCCGCCATCCAGCAAACCCTCGCCACCCTTCAGTAG
- the cysK gene encoding cysteine synthase A, giving the protein MRADSILDTIGQTPHVRLNRLFPGYEVWMKLEKANPGASIKDRIALAMIEDAEANGLLRSGSTIIEPTSGNTGIGLAMVAAVKGYRIILVMPESMSVERRKIMAAYGAEFDLTPRDKGMRGAIERAAQLVAETPNAWMPQQFDNPANIAIHKRTTAQEILTDFPDGIDVLITGVGTGGHITGVAEVLKEKFPDLKVYAVEPAASPVISGGPAGPHPIQGIGAGFVPQNLHTAVLDGVIPISKEDAYAMAGRAAREEGIFVGISSGASLAAINQQLPQIPAGSRIVTFCYDTGERYLSVDGLY; this is encoded by the coding sequence ATGCGTGCTGATTCTATTTTAGACACCATCGGCCAGACGCCCCACGTCCGGCTGAATCGATTATTTCCAGGCTACGAGGTCTGGATGAAACTCGAAAAAGCCAATCCCGGCGCGAGTATCAAAGACCGAATCGCCCTGGCCATGATCGAAGACGCCGAAGCAAACGGTCTACTCCGGTCGGGCAGTACGATTATCGAACCTACCTCGGGGAATACAGGTATCGGTCTGGCGATGGTAGCCGCCGTTAAGGGATACCGGATCATTCTGGTCATGCCCGAATCCATGAGCGTTGAACGACGCAAGATCATGGCTGCCTACGGCGCGGAATTTGATCTCACCCCCCGTGATAAAGGAATGCGGGGAGCTATCGAACGGGCGGCTCAGCTGGTTGCCGAAACGCCCAATGCCTGGATGCCTCAGCAGTTCGACAACCCGGCCAATATTGCCATTCATAAGCGCACAACGGCCCAGGAAATTCTGACTGATTTCCCTGACGGAATCGACGTACTGATTACCGGCGTGGGTACCGGTGGACACATTACGGGCGTAGCCGAAGTGCTAAAAGAGAAGTTTCCTGACTTAAAAGTATATGCCGTTGAACCAGCGGCATCACCGGTTATCAGCGGAGGTCCGGCGGGTCCACATCCTATTCAGGGTATTGGCGCGGGCTTCGTCCCCCAGAATCTGCACACGGCTGTGCTGGACGGTGTCATCCCGATCAGCAAAGAAGACGCCTATGCCATGGCGGGTCGGGCAGCCCGCGAGGAAGGTATTTTTGTCGGAATTTCGTCCGGTGCTTCGCTGGCCGCTATTAACCAGCAATTGCCCCAGATTCCAGCCGGCAGCCGGATAGTAACGTTCTGCTACGACACCGGCGAGCGCTATCTTTCGGTTGACGGTTTATATTGA
- a CDS encoding serine O-acetyltransferase — MTTASNPFIDHLLSQRNQYRYKLPSRPDAGRFIDHLMRFLFPVTKDCQSASQDLGETYQQLQHQLACLLQPLQTNLADTPEVLAEQFFDQLPAIYDSLLLDAHAILDNDPAAIGIEEVIAVYPGFYAISVYRIAHELLRLNVPMLPRMLTEYAHGHTGIDIHPGAQIGRAFFIDHGTGVVIGETTVIGDNVKIYQGVTLGATHVAKSMAQKKRHPTIEKNVVIYANATILGGHTVVGHDSVIGGNVWLTTSVEPYSLVFHQHQTDVRLKSIDSNEPINFVI; from the coding sequence ATGACCACTGCCAGTAACCCGTTTATCGACCACCTGCTCAGCCAGCGGAACCAGTACCGTTATAAGCTACCCTCCCGCCCCGATGCCGGTCGGTTCATCGATCACCTGATGCGGTTTCTGTTTCCGGTCACGAAAGATTGTCAGTCGGCTTCGCAGGACCTGGGCGAAACGTACCAGCAGCTACAGCATCAGCTGGCCTGTCTGCTTCAGCCGCTGCAAACGAACCTGGCCGATACGCCCGAGGTTCTGGCAGAACAATTTTTCGACCAGCTACCTGCTATCTATGATAGTCTGCTGCTGGACGCCCATGCCATTCTGGACAATGATCCGGCAGCCATTGGTATCGAAGAAGTTATTGCCGTTTACCCCGGCTTTTATGCCATTTCGGTTTACCGGATTGCGCATGAGTTACTACGGCTCAATGTGCCCATGCTGCCCCGGATGCTGACCGAGTATGCCCACGGCCATACGGGTATCGACATTCATCCCGGTGCGCAGATTGGCCGGGCTTTTTTCATCGATCACGGTACAGGCGTCGTCATCGGCGAGACAACCGTCATCGGCGATAACGTCAAGATTTACCAGGGCGTTACGTTAGGCGCCACCCATGTTGCCAAGTCGATGGCGCAGAAAAAGCGGCACCCAACCATTGAGAAGAACGTAGTAATCTACGCCAATGCCACCATACTGGGTGGACATACAGTCGTGGGTCATGATTCAGTTATTGGCGGTAACGTCTGGCTGACAACCAGCGTCGAACCGTATTCGCTGGTGTTCCACCAGCACCAGACCGACGTTCGGCTGAAGTCCATCGACTCGAACGAACCCATCAACTTTGTAATTTAA
- a CDS encoding serine hydrolase: MTRLNPQRICLILSCISSLTLCLPAVGQKRQSIEQLRQNIEQEISKQPGVYAVAFKDGATGRELLINEHQSFHAASTMKTPVMIEVYKQQTQGKLSLSDSIPVKTEFISIVDGSPYQLSINQDSDTSTYKELGRQRTMASLLYDMITVSSNLATNLIIERVGAPNVLQTMRDMGAKDIQVLRGVEDTKAFQKGLNNTTTAYDLMLIFSQLAQGQAVSPEASAEMVKVLLDQKFKSVIPAKLPSGVKVAHKTGSIAGVHHDSGIVYLPDGRYYVLVLLSQGIKDDKAAVAMMAGLSERIYQYVTQP, from the coding sequence ATGACTCGGCTTAACCCCCAACGTATCTGTCTTATTCTAAGCTGCATTAGTTCGCTGACTCTCTGTCTTCCCGCAGTCGGGCAGAAACGCCAGTCCATCGAGCAGTTACGCCAAAATATCGAGCAGGAAATTAGCAAGCAGCCGGGCGTGTATGCCGTTGCGTTTAAAGACGGGGCTACTGGGCGGGAACTGCTCATCAACGAGCACCAGTCGTTTCACGCAGCCAGTACCATGAAAACCCCGGTGATGATCGAGGTGTATAAACAGCAGACGCAGGGTAAGCTCTCGTTGTCGGATTCCATTCCCGTCAAAACGGAATTTATCAGCATTGTCGATGGTAGCCCCTACCAGTTGTCCATTAATCAGGATAGCGACACGAGTACGTATAAGGAGCTAGGTAGACAGCGGACCATGGCCTCGCTACTGTACGATATGATTACTGTCAGCAGTAACCTGGCCACGAATCTTATCATCGAGCGGGTCGGCGCTCCCAACGTCTTGCAGACGATGCGGGATATGGGCGCAAAAGACATTCAGGTATTACGCGGGGTAGAAGACACGAAAGCCTTTCAGAAAGGGCTTAATAACACCACAACGGCCTACGACCTGATGCTAATTTTCAGCCAGCTTGCCCAGGGCCAGGCTGTCAGTCCTGAAGCTTCGGCGGAGATGGTGAAGGTACTATTGGATCAGAAATTCAAGTCTGTTATTCCGGCTAAACTACCCAGCGGTGTCAAGGTTGCTCACAAAACGGGCTCAATCGCAGGCGTTCACCACGATTCGGGAATTGTTTACCTGCCCGACGGTCGCTATTACGTACTGGTGCTGCTGTCGCAGGGTATCAAGGACGACAAAGCGGCCGTGGCCATGATGGCTGGTCTCTCTGAGCGGATTTATCAGTACGTAACGCAGCCCTGA
- a CDS encoding PQQ-dependent sugar dehydrogenase codes for MLNKAFLSLLISLVATSVVAWLIAEACSQDSETTSSGTIMATASVLPTNLASLKADEPAPMAIQVVNAYPKLSFDSPVDYTYANDGTNRVFVVEQAGQIKVFENNPAAASAATYLDIQNKVAYGGEMGLLGLAFHPKFNENGYFYVNYTKNNPRETIVSRFKASSPKATSVEPGSEVILFRFEQPYANHNGGKVLFGPDGYLYVSTGDGGSGGDPKNNAQNKSSWLGKILRVDVNSTEKGHYGIPADNPYKGNKDGYREEIYAYGLRNPWRISFDAKGQLWAGDVGQNEIEEVDIVEKGGNYGWRVKEGKADYKASDPKPDATLISPVWQYSHANGDISITGGYVYRGAQNGALKGKYIYADYASGRVWALTADGKKATNNQLLTERAGSISAFGEDQKHELYLCDLSGGKILRIAAK; via the coding sequence ATGTTGAACAAAGCTTTTCTTTCGCTATTAATCTCGCTGGTGGCCACTTCGGTTGTTGCTTGGCTGATTGCGGAAGCCTGCAGCCAGGACTCGGAAACTACGTCATCTGGAACGATAATGGCTACCGCCAGCGTATTGCCCACTAATCTGGCCTCACTCAAAGCGGACGAACCCGCCCCGATGGCCATTCAGGTGGTGAATGCTTATCCAAAACTCAGTTTCGATTCGCCCGTCGACTACACCTACGCCAATGACGGCACGAACCGCGTCTTCGTGGTTGAGCAGGCTGGTCAGATCAAGGTATTTGAGAATAACCCGGCTGCCGCTTCGGCGGCTACGTACCTGGACATCCAGAACAAAGTAGCCTACGGGGGGGAAATGGGTTTGCTGGGGCTGGCCTTCCACCCGAAGTTCAACGAGAATGGATATTTCTACGTCAACTACACGAAGAACAATCCACGCGAAACCATCGTGAGCCGCTTCAAAGCGTCATCGCCAAAGGCTACGTCTGTTGAGCCGGGAAGTGAGGTAATTCTTTTTCGGTTTGAACAGCCGTACGCCAACCACAATGGTGGTAAGGTTCTATTCGGCCCGGACGGCTATCTGTACGTATCAACCGGCGATGGCGGGAGCGGAGGTGATCCCAAAAACAACGCGCAGAATAAAAGCAGCTGGCTGGGCAAAATTCTTCGGGTCGATGTGAACAGCACGGAAAAAGGTCACTATGGCATTCCGGCTGACAATCCCTACAAAGGAAACAAAGACGGTTACCGGGAAGAAATTTATGCCTACGGGCTCCGTAACCCCTGGCGCATCAGCTTCGACGCGAAAGGACAGCTGTGGGCGGGTGACGTCGGACAGAATGAGATTGAAGAGGTCGATATCGTAGAGAAAGGCGGCAACTACGGCTGGCGTGTCAAGGAAGGGAAGGCCGATTACAAAGCCAGTGATCCCAAACCCGATGCTACGTTGATTTCGCCCGTCTGGCAATATAGCCACGCCAACGGCGATATATCGATTACGGGCGGCTATGTGTACCGGGGAGCGCAGAACGGAGCCCTGAAAGGCAAATACATTTATGCCGATTACGCCAGCGGTCGCGTCTGGGCGCTAACGGCCGATGGTAAGAAAGCAACTAACAATCAACTGCTGACCGAGCGGGCCGGGTCGATTTCAGCCTTCGGCGAAGACCAGAAACACGAACTATACCTCTGCGACCTTAGTGGCGGAAAGATCCTACGAATAGCGGCAAAATAG
- a CDS encoding cyanophycinase: MRRRLLFLTLSALFLTLATTLAQTSGSQSKYIGPEKGALIIVGGGAVTPDIWNRFIELAGGKEAAHVVVIPTAGDDSSAVRPPREFETLKKLGVTKLTVLHTRDPKEANTEAFVAPLKNATAVWFVGGRHWRLADSYLNTLAHKEFNALLSRGGVIGGTSAGATIQGSFMVRGDTKGNAILIGDHTQGFDFIHNVTIDQHVMRRNRQFDLIGVIRDRPELLGLGIDESTAVVVQQNTFEVLGNSYVGIYDAKQIASNAQYPSGQNSAGGPFYYLGKGQKFDLQTRTVISRTAQAGGEVTR; the protein is encoded by the coding sequence ATGCGTCGTCGATTACTCTTCCTAACGCTGTCTGCCTTATTCCTGACACTGGCTACCACACTGGCCCAGACGTCAGGTTCCCAATCCAAATACATTGGTCCCGAAAAGGGGGCACTGATAATCGTGGGCGGGGGCGCCGTTACGCCCGATATCTGGAACCGCTTCATCGAACTGGCCGGTGGCAAAGAAGCCGCCCATGTCGTTGTCATTCCAACGGCGGGTGATGATTCGTCGGCGGTACGGCCCCCGCGTGAGTTTGAAACGCTGAAAAAATTAGGCGTAACGAAGTTGACCGTGCTGCACACCCGCGACCCGAAAGAAGCCAATACCGAAGCGTTTGTTGCCCCGCTGAAGAACGCAACGGCGGTCTGGTTTGTGGGCGGACGTCACTGGCGACTGGCTGATTCGTACCTGAATACGCTGGCTCACAAAGAGTTTAATGCCCTGCTGAGCCGGGGCGGGGTAATCGGTGGTACGTCGGCGGGAGCCACTATCCAGGGCTCGTTTATGGTGCGGGGCGACACAAAAGGTAACGCCATCCTGATCGGCGACCACACGCAGGGGTTCGATTTCATCCACAACGTAACGATCGATCAGCACGTCATGCGCCGGAACCGACAGTTCGACCTGATCGGCGTCATCCGTGACCGGCCGGAGCTGCTGGGGCTGGGCATCGACGAGAGTACGGCGGTGGTAGTGCAGCAGAACACTTTTGAAGTGCTGGGCAACTCCTACGTGGGTATTTACGACGCTAAGCAGATTGCCAGCAATGCCCAGTATCCCTCCGGACAGAACAGCGCGGGCGGGCCGTTCTACTACCTGGGCAAAGGCCAGAAGTTCGACCTGCAAACCCGGACCGTTATCAGCCGGACAGCGCAGGCTGGTGGTGAGGTCACCCGCTGA
- a CDS encoding YtxH domain-containing protein, whose amino-acid sequence MSFDTLFESRKQPLNYLGNQTFLSGLVTGLVAGVAVGLLIAPRSGKKMRKQILDTVNGQTKEAQHQWDKVKSQAKETIDNVKTNASLVANKAMDEFDVYADKAETKSEELAKQVQSGINRLGDAAKIS is encoded by the coding sequence GTGTCTTTTGATACACTTTTTGAAAGCAGAAAGCAACCTCTGAATTATCTAGGCAACCAGACCTTTCTGTCTGGTTTAGTAACCGGGTTAGTTGCGGGTGTAGCCGTTGGTCTGCTTATCGCTCCCCGGTCAGGAAAAAAAATGCGCAAGCAAATACTTGATACGGTCAATGGTCAGACAAAAGAAGCCCAGCACCAATGGGACAAAGTTAAATCTCAGGCCAAGGAAACAATTGACAACGTCAAAACCAACGCAAGCCTTGTCGCCAACAAAGCAATGGACGAATTTGACGTGTACGCTGATAAAGCCGAGACGAAATCGGAAGAATTAGCGAAACAAGTTCAGTCAGGCATCAATCGCCTGGGTGACGCAGCAAAGATTAGCTAA
- a CDS encoding DUF3500 domain-containing protein, with product MKTLFFSWLLALVAFVPGAWAQTTTIRQQRLKDDMQESVQAFLQSLTPEQRKLATYPFADDERYNWHFVPRDRKGLALKQMTPDQRKLALALIKTGMSQTGYDKATEIMNMENVLRVIEKRSSTDTYRDPDNYAFTVFGDPSTEADPWGWRVEGHHLSLNFSSLTGQVLSVSPLFLGSNPGEVRADVPQKGKQILKQETQLAFALLSTLTAEQRQKAVLAPVAYREIITGNSRKASMERMDGLPMAEMTPEQQTLFLNLLQVYLSNYRVTLANQQMGRIKKAGLDQLRFGWAGDLTPEVGEGKGWYYRIHGPMLLIEYDNSQTNANHIHTIVRDLTNDFGEDLLREHYTNQHSKTK from the coding sequence ATGAAAACTTTATTTTTTAGTTGGTTGCTCGCGCTGGTGGCGTTCGTGCCGGGCGCCTGGGCGCAAACGACTACCATTCGGCAGCAGCGTCTGAAAGACGATATGCAGGAATCCGTACAGGCCTTTCTGCAGTCGCTGACACCTGAGCAGCGAAAACTGGCGACGTATCCCTTTGCCGATGATGAGCGTTACAACTGGCACTTTGTACCGCGCGACCGGAAAGGGCTGGCTTTAAAGCAAATGACCCCCGACCAGCGAAAACTGGCCCTGGCGTTGATCAAAACGGGCATGAGCCAGACGGGCTACGACAAAGCCACCGAGATTATGAACATGGAGAACGTACTGCGGGTCATTGAAAAACGCTCCAGTACCGACACCTATCGCGACCCGGACAATTACGCATTTACCGTCTTCGGCGATCCGTCGACGGAAGCCGACCCCTGGGGCTGGCGGGTGGAAGGCCACCATCTGTCCCTAAATTTTTCGTCGCTGACGGGTCAGGTGCTGAGCGTATCGCCCCTGTTTCTGGGCAGCAATCCGGGTGAGGTTCGCGCTGACGTACCGCAGAAAGGGAAACAAATCTTAAAGCAGGAAACCCAGCTGGCGTTTGCGCTGCTGTCAACGCTGACGGCTGAACAGCGACAGAAAGCCGTGCTGGCACCCGTTGCCTACCGCGAAATTATTACCGGTAACAGCCGCAAGGCGTCGATGGAGCGGATGGACGGCCTGCCCATGGCCGAGATGACGCCGGAGCAGCAGACGCTGTTTCTGAATCTGCTCCAGGTCTATCTGAGCAATTACCGCGTTACGCTGGCCAATCAGCAGATGGGACGTATCAAAAAAGCGGGGCTCGATCAGCTTCGTTTTGGCTGGGCCGGTGACCTGACCCCTGAGGTGGGCGAAGGGAAAGGCTGGTACTACCGCATCCACGGACCGATGCTGCTCATCGAATACGACAACTCGCAGACAAACGCCAACCACATTCACACCATCGTCCGGGATCTGACCAACGACTTCGGTGAAGACCTGCTACGGGAGCACTACACGAATCAGCACAGTAAAACCAAATAG
- a CDS encoding tetratricopeptide repeat protein, with amino-acid sequence MKIVFSFLFCLFTTGLFAQEARNLTQAIQYVKLANTLRELDKSPAAIDLLERALPAVQSKNLYWTAIANELLGLCYKDQTDSAQALNYLRQARSQYAQLKYVASAWAVNEIIRDLSGKNLYAGVQIGSTDIRVAILKTDYETDFYEKDVQKTFVIPNSLLVADASSSFKTGQTALRTSLDSLLQYSIPTERIFIAFTSDVDKSLTPAEKKRLYNELVQSLPNKALTIDTTLTDKREAELFTIGAIPRKVWPSTSSLSLGNTSTIGGYFDDKQSFHGINVPIGLQTLVNRIDPRGTLRTDAFKREAEQLVQTLVDSAMSPQLTANKAGLGKRNTIGLSGDIALALTTYLHPDRAGIKAVPITMEDAEQFKQLALNHYQRLTRPDLGLITDPTQRSEAEEALGSVQSQLNEKQIIAGALWLEAVMKAYNKLATRTRFVFIKNADIGWVAGKFLETINGEYESTIAKGALYTR; translated from the coding sequence ATGAAAATTGTCTTTTCCTTTCTATTCTGCCTGTTTACGACAGGCTTGTTTGCCCAGGAAGCGCGCAATCTCACCCAGGCCATTCAATACGTCAAACTGGCCAACACGCTACGCGAACTGGACAAATCACCGGCCGCCATTGATCTGCTCGAACGCGCGCTCCCCGCCGTTCAGTCTAAAAACCTATACTGGACCGCCATTGCCAACGAGTTGCTGGGTTTGTGCTACAAAGATCAGACAGACAGCGCCCAGGCCCTGAACTACCTCCGGCAGGCCCGCAGTCAGTACGCCCAGCTCAAGTACGTAGCCAGTGCCTGGGCCGTGAACGAGATCATCCGGGACCTGTCGGGCAAAAACCTTTACGCCGGTGTTCAGATTGGGTCAACTGACATCAGGGTAGCGATTCTGAAAACAGACTATGAAACTGATTTCTATGAGAAAGACGTGCAGAAGACGTTTGTGATCCCCAACTCATTGCTGGTAGCCGACGCGTCGTCCTCGTTTAAAACCGGGCAAACCGCGCTCCGGACCAGCCTGGATTCTCTGCTGCAGTACAGTATCCCCACCGAGCGTATTTTCATTGCATTTACCAGCGACGTTGACAAAAGTCTGACCCCGGCGGAGAAAAAACGGCTTTACAATGAACTGGTGCAATCGCTACCCAACAAAGCACTTACCATCGACACGACCCTGACGGACAAACGGGAAGCCGAGCTGTTCACCATCGGTGCCATTCCTCGCAAAGTGTGGCCAAGTACGTCATCCCTATCGCTGGGCAATACCAGTACCATTGGCGGCTATTTCGATGACAAACAGTCATTTCATGGAATTAACGTCCCCATTGGTCTACAAACGCTGGTAAACCGAATCGATCCCAGGGGTACACTACGTACCGACGCCTTTAAACGCGAAGCGGAGCAACTCGTTCAGACGCTGGTCGACTCGGCAATGAGTCCGCAGCTAACTGCGAACAAGGCGGGGCTGGGCAAACGGAACACCATTGGCCTGAGTGGCGACATCGCCTTGGCCCTGACGACCTACCTGCACCCGGACCGAGCCGGTATCAAAGCGGTCCCAATTACGATGGAGGATGCCGAGCAGTTTAAGCAACTGGCTCTGAATCATTACCAGCGCCTGACCCGTCCGGATTTGGGTTTAATTACGGATCCAACCCAACGTAGTGAGGCTGAAGAAGCCTTAGGCAGCGTGCAGAGCCAGCTTAACGAAAAACAGATTATTGCCGGTGCGCTCTGGCTGGAAGCGGTTATGAAAGCGTACAATAAACTGGCCACCCGCACCCGTTTCGTGTTCATCAAGAACGCCGATATTGGCTGGGTGGCCGGTAAGTTTCTGGAAACCATCAACGGCGAATATGAATCGACTATTGCCAAAGGAGCGCTCTATACGCGCTGA
- a CDS encoding SAM-dependent methyltransferase → MAWYHNFFHGLPQTAWKAAQTAEQTQLDLELLVETLEFGPGDRILDIFCGYGRHALSLARMGAHVTGVDISEEYIAELQAAAKADKLVLNALAGDFLTLNPDEIGAGRPFAAAYCLGNSFSFFPRAEMLTFLARIADLLVPGGRFLAHTEMIAESVLPDYQARNWQPIEGADGDPILFMVENEYDPLESRIDSHLTYVYQGKTQTRLAQHYVYTLAELTYLFAEAGMSVVACYGTIEGDTFSLGDEAVWVLAERT, encoded by the coding sequence TTGGCCTGGTATCATAATTTTTTTCATGGGCTGCCTCAAACGGCCTGGAAAGCGGCTCAGACTGCCGAACAGACCCAACTGGATCTGGAATTACTCGTCGAAACTCTGGAGTTTGGTCCCGGCGACCGGATTCTGGATATCTTCTGTGGGTATGGTCGGCATGCGCTGTCCCTGGCACGCATGGGCGCCCACGTAACGGGCGTCGATATTTCGGAGGAATACATTGCGGAGCTACAGGCTGCGGCTAAAGCAGACAAGCTGGTGCTGAACGCCCTGGCGGGTGATTTCCTGACGCTGAACCCGGATGAGATCGGAGCAGGGCGTCCGTTTGCTGCGGCCTACTGTCTGGGTAATAGTTTCAGCTTCTTTCCTCGGGCGGAAATGTTGACGTTCCTGGCCCGTATCGCCGATTTGCTGGTGCCCGGTGGCCGCTTTCTTGCCCATACCGAAATGATTGCCGAATCGGTGCTGCCTGACTACCAGGCCCGGAACTGGCAGCCAATTGAGGGGGCCGACGGGGACCCGATTCTATTCATGGTAGAGAATGAATACGACCCGCTCGAAAGCCGGATCGACTCGCACCTGACCTACGTCTACCAGGGGAAAACGCAAACCCGACTGGCGCAGCATTACGTCTATACACTGGCCGAATTGACCTATCTATTCGCCGAAGCGGGCATGTCGGTAGTGGCCTGTTACGGAACGATTGAGGGGGACACATTCAGTCTTGGCGACGAGGCCGTCTGGGTGCTGGCTGAGCGGACTTGA
- a CDS encoding YrzE family protein gives MERQLSYPSEAAYDRSHFIKRISWSAVFAGVLVAIVSQMLLTLLGLGIGLSTIDPVTEKNPAAGLGAGSAIWYIISSLLSLFIGGWIAGRLASAPRLFDGIIHGVLTWCLATLLTIYFLTTTLGSIIGGASRLLGRLVSTAGSAVAAAAPAVGDAVQGELKENGIDLKTLDIKDLREEANRLLRQTGDANLNPNALERKANQAEQQAKTAAEQASTSPQAADDIAGGLFDRLFKQGQATVNSVDREDAVNVVMKRTGKSRAESEQIVDNWINTYKQAVVKFEQTKKDAAIQARHAADATAAAASKAAIFGFFGLLIGVIAAGFGAKMGTESKDNANPADRAIRTV, from the coding sequence ATGGAGCGTCAACTTTCTTACCCATCTGAAGCGGCCTACGACCGCAGCCATTTTATCAAACGCATCTCCTGGAGCGCAGTCTTTGCCGGAGTCTTGGTGGCAATTGTCAGTCAGATGTTATTAACCCTACTAGGGCTTGGCATTGGGTTAAGTACCATCGATCCGGTAACCGAGAAGAACCCAGCGGCTGGTCTTGGCGCTGGAAGTGCTATATGGTACATCATCAGTAGTCTGCTTTCTTTGTTCATTGGTGGCTGGATTGCCGGACGGTTAGCAAGTGCTCCCCGGCTGTTCGATGGCATTATTCATGGTGTGCTGACCTGGTGTTTGGCTACTCTGCTAACCATTTACTTCTTAACAACGACCCTTGGCAGTATCATTGGCGGGGCAAGTCGGTTGCTTGGCCGTCTGGTCAGCACCGCCGGATCGGCGGTAGCTGCCGCTGCCCCTGCTGTTGGCGACGCAGTACAGGGAGAACTGAAGGAGAATGGCATCGACCTGAAAACCCTGGATATAAAAGATCTGAGAGAGGAAGCCAATCGGCTGTTGCGGCAAACCGGCGATGCCAATCTGAACCCGAACGCGCTGGAACGTAAGGCTAATCAGGCTGAGCAACAGGCGAAAACCGCGGCAGAACAGGCGTCAACAAGCCCACAAGCCGCGGACGATATTGCGGGTGGTTTGTTTGATCGACTCTTTAAACAGGGACAAGCGACAGTTAATAGCGTGGATCGGGAAGATGCTGTCAACGTAGTAATGAAACGAACCGGAAAAAGCCGGGCCGAGTCAGAGCAGATCGTTGATAACTGGATCAACACCTATAAACAGGCAGTCGTTAAATTTGAACAAACGAAAAAGGATGCTGCAATACAAGCACGGCATGCCGCAGATGCGACGGCAGCGGCCGCATCCAAGGCCGCAATCTTCGGTTTCTTCGGACTCTTGATTGGTGTAATAGCTGCTGGTTTTGGTGCAAAAATGGGGACTGAGTCAAAAGACAATGCGAATCCGGCCGACCGTGCCATCCGGACAGTATAA